In a genomic window of Candidatus Hydrogenedentota bacterium:
- the prpB gene encoding methylisocitrate lyase has translation MWKSPVPPSSAERSDRLRASLEARTVAMPGAINALSARLIEQRGFEAIYVSGAVLANSVGGVPDIGLMTLTESAAHCASIARVTTLPIIADADTGYGGAECAFQTVRALELVGVSGIHLEDQEFPKRCGHLEGKSLVSVEEFCEKIAAAAEAKASEDFLLIARTDARGVTGYDDAVGRAHAYLEAGADAIFPEALSTEEELRRFADDVDTILLANMTEFGKTPYLSVDLFGELGYNIVIFPVTLQRVAMKAMDDALLAIRESGSQEDLLNEMQTREALYDLLKYRPG, from the coding sequence ATGTGGAAATCGCCGGTACCGCCCTCGTCGGCGGAGAGGTCTGATCGGCTGCGCGCGTCGCTCGAAGCGCGCACCGTGGCCATGCCCGGCGCCATCAACGCGCTTAGCGCGCGGCTGATCGAACAGCGGGGGTTCGAGGCCATCTATGTTTCCGGCGCGGTGCTTGCGAACAGCGTCGGCGGCGTGCCGGACATCGGCTTAATGACGTTGACGGAATCCGCGGCGCACTGTGCGTCCATCGCCCGGGTGACGACTCTGCCGATTATCGCGGACGCGGACACCGGGTACGGTGGAGCAGAATGTGCGTTTCAAACCGTGCGCGCACTGGAACTGGTAGGCGTGAGCGGAATCCATCTCGAGGACCAGGAATTCCCGAAACGGTGCGGCCACCTCGAAGGAAAGTCGCTGGTCAGCGTCGAAGAGTTTTGCGAGAAGATTGCCGCCGCGGCGGAGGCGAAAGCGAGCGAGGACTTTTTGCTCATCGCGCGCACCGACGCCCGGGGCGTGACCGGCTACGACGATGCCGTGGGGCGCGCGCACGCGTATCTCGAGGCCGGGGCAGACGCCATCTTTCCGGAGGCGTTGAGCACGGAGGAGGAACTCAGGCGGTTCGCGGACGACGTGGACACCATCCTGCTCGCAAACATGACGGAGTTTGGTAAGACGCCGTATTTGAGCGTCGACCTGTTCGGCGAGTTGGGTTACAACATTGTGATTTTTCCCGTGACGCTGCAGCGTGTGGCCATGAAAGCAATGGACGATGCGCTGTTGGCGATTCGCGAGAGTGGGTCGCAAGAGGACCTGTTGAATGAGATGCAAACGCGCGAAGCGCTGTACGATTTACTGAAGTATCGACCGGGGTAG
- a CDS encoding bifunctional 2-methylcitrate synthase/citrate synthase (catalyzes the formation of citrate from acetyl-CoA and oxaloacetate), whose amino-acid sequence MSENYRPGLEGVIAGDTAIACVDQGVLLYRGYPIEELAEKATFEEVAFLLLNNDLPDGAQLDAFKKELDSFRALPAEVVSALRLVPKHVPMMDVLRSTVSMTGHFDPVSDPEDNRSRAIWLTAQIGGIIAARYRLLNGQEPVAAKPGLSHAAQILYQAQGTEPDALSAKLLDLTLVLYAEHEFNASTFTARVICSTMSDLVSAIVGAIGALKGPLHGGANEAAMDMLKQFKSGDEAKAWIKDALANKKKVMGFGHRVYKNGDHRARILERELRKLAASKNQQVWMDIYDAIKDPMVNEKRIFPNVDYPCGLTYYLLGLPLDLYTPLFVASRVTGWSAHFIEQSANNRIYRPLSKYVGPAAHAVPPLAGRG is encoded by the coding sequence ATGTCGGAGAATTACAGGCCAGGCCTCGAGGGTGTCATCGCCGGCGATACCGCGATCGCGTGCGTGGACCAGGGCGTGCTCTTGTACCGGGGCTATCCAATCGAGGAACTCGCGGAGAAGGCGACGTTCGAGGAAGTCGCGTTTCTCCTGTTGAACAACGACCTGCCAGACGGCGCGCAGTTGGATGCGTTCAAGAAGGAACTCGATTCGTTTCGTGCGCTGCCCGCGGAGGTGGTCAGCGCGTTGCGCTTGGTCCCGAAACATGTGCCAATGATGGACGTGCTCCGCAGCACGGTCTCGATGACGGGGCACTTCGATCCCGTGTCCGATCCCGAGGACAACAGGTCGCGCGCGATTTGGTTGACCGCCCAGATCGGCGGGATCATTGCTGCGCGCTACCGTTTGTTGAACGGACAGGAACCGGTCGCCGCAAAGCCGGGGCTTTCGCACGCCGCGCAAATTCTGTACCAGGCGCAAGGGACGGAACCGGACGCGTTGTCGGCCAAACTGCTCGATCTCACGCTCGTTCTCTACGCGGAACACGAATTCAACGCGAGCACATTTACGGCGCGTGTGATCTGCTCGACTATGTCCGATCTCGTGTCCGCGATTGTCGGCGCGATCGGCGCGCTGAAGGGACCGCTGCACGGTGGCGCGAACGAGGCAGCGATGGACATGCTGAAACAATTCAAATCCGGGGACGAGGCAAAGGCGTGGATCAAGGACGCGCTGGCGAACAAAAAGAAGGTGATGGGGTTCGGCCATCGCGTCTACAAGAACGGCGATCATCGTGCGCGGATTCTCGAGCGCGAGCTGCGAAAACTGGCCGCGAGCAAGAACCAGCAGGTCTGGATGGATATCTACGACGCCATCAAGGACCCGATGGTGAACGAGAAACGGATTTTTCCCAACGTCGACTATCCGTGCGGGTTGACGTACTATCTGCTCGGCCTGCCGCTTGACCTGTACACGCCGTTGTTTGTGGCGTCGCGCGTGACCGGATGGAGCGCGCACTTCATCGAGCAGTCGGCGAACAACCGCATCTACCGGCCGCTCAGCAAGTACGTCGGACCAGCGGCGCACGCGGTGCCGCCGCTGGCCGGACGCGGATAG
- a CDS encoding exo-alpha-sialidase, with protein MVSVVAQVDPPRIPERDNIETYRVFGPEHPGLYKHPASITELANGDLYIAYYGGSDEYMTDTAVYGSRQKKGDTQWTEPQVIADTPDHADGNPVVWQAPDGVVWLFYNNIYGKTWSDGRVMAKQSKDGAVTWSDPIVIAFEPGSMVRGQPIVLHDGNYLVPLYHETGSDTEKTASDTSSYFLRYDPKEKTWKETNRIISPTGNLQAQVVQIDPNYLIAYMRRGGDFLPTDSGYAIRSESRDGGYTWSEGTVTQFKNPNSALDLIKLKNGHLLMVYNDNMNERTPLTVVISEDNDKTWPHRRDIGGGDNTFAYPYAIQTGDEKIHIIYTQNRRTTIMQAVFNESAITGWGK; from the coding sequence ATGGTGTCCGTGGTAGCGCAGGTCGATCCGCCGCGCATACCCGAGCGAGACAACATCGAAACGTATCGCGTCTTCGGCCCCGAGCATCCCGGGTTGTACAAGCATCCCGCGTCCATTACCGAGTTGGCGAACGGCGACTTGTACATTGCGTACTATGGGGGTTCTGACGAGTACATGACCGATACGGCCGTCTACGGATCGCGGCAAAAAAAAGGCGATACGCAATGGACCGAACCGCAGGTGATCGCTGACACGCCCGATCACGCGGACGGCAATCCCGTTGTGTGGCAGGCGCCGGATGGAGTCGTCTGGCTCTTTTACAACAACATCTACGGCAAGACGTGGTCCGACGGGCGCGTTATGGCGAAGCAGTCGAAGGACGGCGCGGTGACCTGGTCCGATCCGATCGTCATCGCCTTTGAACCGGGCTCGATGGTGCGCGGCCAACCAATCGTGTTGCACGATGGCAACTATCTCGTTCCCTTGTATCACGAGACCGGATCCGATACCGAGAAGACCGCATCCGATACGTCGTCGTACTTCCTGCGTTACGACCCGAAAGAAAAGACATGGAAGGAAACAAACCGCATTATATCGCCGACCGGCAACCTTCAGGCCCAGGTCGTGCAAATCGACCCGAACTACCTGATCGCGTACATGCGCCGCGGCGGCGACTTCCTGCCGACGGACTCCGGTTATGCAATCCGCTCCGAGTCGCGCGATGGCGGGTACACGTGGAGCGAGGGGACCGTCACGCAGTTCAAAAACCCGAATTCCGCCCTCGACCTCATTAAATTGAAGAACGGCCACCTGCTGATGGTGTACAACGACAACATGAACGAGCGCACGCCGCTGACAGTCGTCATCTCGGAAGATAACGACAAGACGTGGCCGCACCGGCGCGACATCGGCGGCGGCGACAACACGTTCGCGTACCCCTACGCCATTCAGACCGGTGACGAGAAGATTCACATCATCTACACGCAAAACCGCCGCACAACCATCATGCAGGCCGTGTTTAACGAGTCCGCGATCACCGGCTGGGGAAAGTAG
- a CDS encoding nucleotidyltransferase family protein: protein MIAAVVLAAGASLRMGEQKLLLPFGDSTVIGHVVDQVIASEIDRTVVVTGHNRARIESALAGRPVALVHNENHAEGMLSSVRCGLAAIPEDVHAFLIVLGDQPNVTSSTVDALIEAFRSGQHGIVVPACGDRTGHPLVVASRFRNAIMSRFDAVGLRGLLREHPGEVQRLDVPDSGVMFDMDTPEDYERERARRNQSCGMAGASEE, encoded by the coding sequence ATGATTGCGGCGGTAGTGTTGGCCGCAGGCGCGTCGCTCCGCATGGGCGAACAAAAACTGCTGCTGCCGTTCGGCGACAGCACTGTGATCGGACATGTGGTCGATCAAGTCATTGCGAGCGAGATTGACCGGACCGTCGTTGTGACCGGCCATAATCGCGCGCGAATCGAGTCCGCGCTCGCCGGGCGACCGGTCGCATTGGTGCACAATGAAAACCACGCGGAGGGAATGTTGTCGTCCGTACGCTGCGGACTGGCTGCCATACCCGAAGACGTCCACGCATTCCTTATCGTCCTCGGCGATCAGCCGAATGTCACTTCCAGCACGGTCGATGCGCTGATCGAGGCGTTCCGCTCGGGGCAGCACGGCATTGTGGTTCCCGCCTGCGGTGACCGGACGGGCCATCCGCTTGTAGTTGCATCCCGCTTTCGCAATGCTATTATGTCGCGGTTCGACGCAGTTGGGCTGCGCGGACTGCTGCGCGAACATCCCGGTGAAGTGCAGCGCCTCGATGTGCCGGACAGCGGTGTGATGTTTGACATGGATACGCCCGAAGATTACGAACGAGAACGCGCGCGCAGAAATCAGAGTTGCGGGATGGCTGGCGCCAGTGAGGAGTAA
- a CDS encoding XdhC family protein: protein MQLYRRAITLIEGREPFALAIVVRASGSTPQKAGAKALFERDGAVHGTLGGGCLEAEARKRALDALDTGASFVFDLNLNDDHGWDDGLICGGNVRVFVEPDPARHRHAIAAATDAEGRGALLFQIYPDGHADAHWVPDAEIESFCPYPGSAALCDALRSAAPAWHEEKDATGTTVAEVYIEPVEPAPVLLVAGGGHVGQAVAKLGSWLGFRVTVIDDRAPFADAGRYPEGVRTICGDIATEVAAFPIHESTYVVIATRGHRHDGVVLKRCIRSSAPYIGMIGSKRKALMIRKGLIDDGLADEDDFTRVRSPVGLNIGAVTVEEIAVSILSEIIRVRRNHEGAATSLNVCGPA from the coding sequence ATGCAACTCTATCGTCGCGCGATCACGCTTATTGAAGGGCGCGAGCCGTTCGCGCTCGCGATCGTCGTTCGCGCGTCTGGTTCAACGCCCCAGAAGGCGGGCGCCAAGGCGCTGTTCGAACGCGATGGCGCGGTGCATGGCACATTGGGCGGCGGATGCCTCGAAGCGGAGGCGCGCAAGCGCGCGCTGGATGCGCTCGACACCGGCGCGTCGTTCGTATTCGATCTGAATCTGAACGACGACCACGGTTGGGACGACGGCCTCATCTGCGGCGGAAACGTTCGCGTCTTCGTCGAGCCCGATCCCGCTCGGCACAGACACGCGATCGCCGCTGCGACAGACGCGGAAGGCCGCGGCGCGCTGCTGTTTCAAATTTATCCCGATGGTCATGCCGACGCGCACTGGGTACCGGACGCCGAGATCGAGTCGTTTTGTCCCTATCCGGGATCGGCCGCGTTATGCGACGCGCTTCGGTCCGCCGCGCCCGCCTGGCATGAGGAGAAAGACGCCACGGGCACAACCGTCGCGGAGGTATACATCGAACCGGTCGAGCCCGCGCCCGTCCTGTTGGTCGCGGGAGGGGGACATGTGGGGCAGGCGGTGGCGAAACTTGGATCGTGGCTGGGATTCCGCGTAACGGTGATCGACGACCGTGCGCCGTTCGCCGACGCGGGCCGGTATCCCGAAGGTGTGCGCACCATTTGCGGTGACATCGCAACGGAGGTCGCGGCATTCCCCATCCACGAGTCGACCTACGTCGTCATTGCCACGCGCGGCCATCGTCACGACGGCGTCGTACTGAAGCGTTGCATTCGTTCGTCCGCACCATACATCGGCATGATCGGCAGCAAGCGAAAGGCCCTTATGATTCGTAAGGGCCTGATCGACGACGGACTCGCGGACGAAGACGACTTTACGCGCGTACGCAGCCCCGTCGGCCTGAATATTGGCGCGGTCACAGTCGAGGAAATCGCGGTGAGTATCCTCTCGGAGATAATCCGCGTCCGCCGAAACCACGAGGGTGCGGCCACATCGCTCAACGTGTGCGGTCCGGCATGA
- a CDS encoding phytanoyl-CoA dioxygenase family protein produces the protein MLSNDEIEFYRDAGYLRIPAVFTSSEMDELERELDFMMEQWAVTEIGWTGPWRKEYMDEETEKRSRLTSLHDLHFYSEAWMRAVAKPELVESIAELIGSPNIELHHTTLHAKPPESGHPFPMHQDNAFYEHADNRYLDVLVHLDDTCHANGEIRFLRGSHKPGALPHITVTPEGEPCTPHLNTRAYRLVDTEPVPAKRGDVVCFNIFTVHGSYINTTNKVRRLVRGGYRDPLNRQLSGQSIGRPNIMVKGRRPRVSEIAPLTNEAVV, from the coding sequence ATGCTGTCGAATGACGAAATCGAATTCTACCGGGACGCCGGCTATCTGCGAATCCCGGCAGTGTTTACTTCAAGTGAGATGGACGAACTCGAACGCGAGCTGGACTTCATGATGGAACAGTGGGCCGTTACCGAAATCGGATGGACCGGCCCCTGGCGCAAGGAGTATATGGACGAGGAGACCGAAAAGAGGTCCCGGCTGACGTCGCTGCATGATCTCCATTTCTACTCGGAGGCATGGATGCGCGCGGTGGCGAAACCGGAACTTGTCGAGTCGATCGCCGAACTCATCGGAAGTCCAAATATCGAACTGCATCACACGACACTGCATGCCAAGCCGCCGGAGTCCGGCCATCCGTTTCCGATGCACCAGGACAATGCGTTTTACGAACACGCGGACAACCGCTATCTCGATGTGCTCGTCCATCTCGACGACACCTGCCATGCGAACGGAGAAATTCGGTTTCTGCGCGGATCGCACAAGCCGGGCGCGTTGCCGCATATTACCGTCACGCCCGAGGGCGAGCCGTGTACACCGCACCTGAACACGCGCGCGTATCGACTTGTCGATACGGAACCCGTCCCCGCGAAGCGCGGCGACGTCGTCTGCTTCAACATTTTTACGGTCCACGGCAGTTACATAAACACGACGAACAAGGTCCGCCGCCTCGTACGCGGCGGTTACCGCGATCCGTTGAACCGCCAACTGTCCGGCCAGAGCATCGGGCGGCCTAACATCATGGTGAAGGGCCGCCGTCCACGGGTTTCGGAGATCGCGCCACTCACGAACGAAGCGGTTGTGTAA
- a CDS encoding DUF1559 domain-containing protein, whose amino-acid sequence MKRAGFTLIELLVVIAIIAILAAILLPALSRAREAARRASCQNNLKQMGIIYKMYSGESRGERLPRTHGDQAFGPAANATGCDPDSLQAQPSFSPHMPAIYPEYLTDVNVLVCPSDALDAPDDNPTLQVIDDGSNTCAYVGYVTYGDQSYNYLGYVMDRCDQSDPFVSTPFPGPAQLVGAALVYGGVLFNENPADDGILDNDINLSTVGFGGLGYGNGGGDTIHRLREGVERFLITDINNPAGSAMAQSELPIMWDKLSTNVNGGVGFNHVPGGCNTLYMDGHVEFVKLGGEFPATAEHAQLNSLFE is encoded by the coding sequence ATGAAACGCGCCGGATTTACGCTCATCGAGTTGCTTGTTGTCATCGCAATTATCGCGATACTCGCCGCCATTCTGCTGCCCGCGCTGTCGCGCGCCCGAGAGGCTGCCCGGCGCGCGTCGTGTCAGAACAATCTCAAGCAGATGGGTATCATCTACAAAATGTACTCGGGCGAGAGCCGCGGTGAACGGCTGCCGCGCACGCACGGGGACCAGGCTTTCGGCCCGGCCGCGAATGCGACGGGTTGTGACCCGGATTCGCTGCAGGCGCAGCCGTCGTTCAGTCCGCACATGCCGGCCATATATCCGGAATACCTGACAGACGTGAACGTGCTGGTGTGCCCGTCCGATGCGCTTGACGCACCGGACGACAATCCGACGTTACAGGTGATCGACGATGGCAGCAACACGTGTGCGTACGTCGGATACGTAACCTACGGCGATCAAAGCTACAACTACCTCGGTTACGTGATGGATCGCTGCGACCAAAGCGACCCGTTTGTGTCGACGCCGTTCCCGGGACCGGCCCAACTTGTGGGCGCCGCGCTCGTGTACGGCGGCGTGCTGTTTAACGAAAATCCGGCCGACGACGGAATCCTCGATAACGACATCAACCTCAGCACCGTGGGATTTGGAGGACTTGGTTACGGCAACGGCGGCGGCGACACCATTCACCGCCTGCGGGAAGGCGTCGAGCGCTTCTTGATCACGGACATCAACAATCCCGCGGGATCGGCCATGGCGCAAAGCGAATTACCGATCATGTGGGACAAACTGAGCACAAACGTGAATGGCGGCGTGGGCTTCAACCATGTGCCCGGCGGGTGCAACACGCTGTACATGGACGGGCACGTGGAATTCGTCAAACTCGGCGGGGAATTCCCCGCGACCGCGGAACATGCGCAATTGAACTCGCTCTTCGAGTAG
- a CDS encoding DUF1573 domain-containing protein, which translates to MNVIRMILLVLFFGLSAAAAPKVRVEPESLDFGTLQAGTKSEKSVTIHNDGDAPLIVLRAKGTCTCATIEPPEGEDGSIQPGASAQAPVRFDATDRTGKQSAVVAVTTNDPGRPAVTINVTAVVETLAVLRPPNGLLWQQAPRGETIRRTVVIIPGDAAQDIELVDIASDNKLLTPTAAKVTRNGHHAIDVKCALAKDTPLGDFAATVTARVRVAGQETTIAIPARGLVVGDVIVMPLELHSPHKTVKRGEAIGEILVRASRGGEAPAIAALQTAGPVTAELEPVRGQDQHRVVVSVMKDAPSGPNSATVYIMTSGNDQPVAEVPVFFNVARGVLIAPERVALESGHATQRIELRNDAGAPMKILGLQFDTGTLHAKVLVDSQQGADQPASIEVSILNPASISLSGTLLTVETDVPGDESIVIPVLIRP; encoded by the coding sequence ATGAATGTTATCCGGATGATTTTGCTCGTGCTGTTCTTTGGCCTTTCCGCGGCGGCCGCGCCCAAGGTCCGGGTCGAACCGGAATCGTTGGACTTCGGTACCCTTCAAGCGGGGACGAAATCGGAGAAATCGGTCACGATCCATAACGACGGGGACGCGCCGCTCATCGTACTGCGCGCCAAGGGAACGTGCACGTGCGCGACCATCGAGCCCCCAGAGGGCGAAGATGGAAGCATTCAGCCAGGCGCATCAGCGCAGGCGCCCGTACGATTCGACGCCACGGACCGTACCGGAAAGCAGTCGGCCGTTGTTGCCGTTACGACGAACGACCCGGGCCGGCCCGCGGTCACGATAAACGTCACGGCGGTTGTCGAGACCTTGGCCGTGCTGCGGCCGCCCAACGGCCTGCTGTGGCAGCAAGCCCCGCGTGGCGAAACGATTCGCCGCACGGTGGTTATCATTCCAGGCGATGCGGCACAAGACATCGAACTTGTAGACATCGCGTCAGACAACAAGCTGCTGACGCCCACGGCGGCCAAAGTGACGCGAAACGGTCACCACGCGATCGACGTGAAGTGCGCGCTTGCAAAGGACACGCCCCTCGGCGACTTTGCCGCAACCGTGACCGCACGCGTTCGGGTTGCCGGCCAAGAGACGACCATCGCCATTCCCGCGCGCGGCCTCGTCGTTGGCGACGTTATCGTCATGCCCCTCGAATTGCACTCGCCGCACAAGACGGTCAAACGCGGCGAAGCCATAGGCGAGATTCTCGTGCGCGCAAGCCGGGGAGGAGAGGCGCCGGCCATCGCTGCGCTGCAAACCGCCGGCCCCGTGACCGCGGAGTTGGAGCCCGTGCGCGGACAGGACCAGCATCGCGTCGTCGTGAGTGTCATGAAGGACGCGCCTTCAGGGCCGAACAGCGCCACGGTGTACATCATGACGTCGGGCAACGACCAGCCCGTCGCGGAGGTGCCGGTCTTCTTCAACGTAGCGCGCGGCGTTTTGATCGCCCCCGAACGCGTCGCGCTCGAATCCGGCCACGCGACGCAACGCATCGAGCTGCGCAACGACGCGGGCGCGCCGATGAAAATCTTGGGCCTGCAATTCGACACCGGAACGCTGCACGCAAAGGTTCTCGTCGATTCGCAACAGGGTGCGGACCAGCCGGCCTCAATCGAAGTATCGATTTTGAATCCCGCGTCGATTTCACTGAGCGGCACGTTATTGACGGTTGAAACCGACGTGCCCGGCGACGAGTCGATAGTAATTCCGGTGTTGATTCGACCGTAG
- a CDS encoding cysteine--tRNA ligase encodes MPIRFFNTMTRNKEVFEPLAPPRVGLYTCGPTVYNFAHIGNLRTFLFEDLLRRHLKYRGYALTHVMNLTDVEDKIIRTCRETGESLKSLTGRFAQAFFEDLDTLGVERAEVYPAATDHIAEMVDIIKKLRDNGHTYEANGSIYFKLSTFSKYGQLSKFKLDELKTGASGRVDSDEYETEDARDFALWKAYDDEDGAIFWETELGKGRPGWHIECSCMSMKYLGESFDIHCGGIDNMFPHHENEIAQSEAATGKPFVKYWLHSAHLFVDGRKMSKSFGNFYTLRDLLAKGHDPKAIRWTLISTHYRQPSNFTFDALEAATESLRRVRDFRRRLEDVRMPGDGLGELDTSCEKQFGEALDDDLNISGAIGTVFDFIRETNKLVDSDIIGKDGARRALTLLDRLDAVTGLFGAEEKGEVPPDVTALVAERQQARRAKDFKRADEIRDQLLSSGWVLEDTPDGPRVKKA; translated from the coding sequence ATGCCAATCCGCTTTTTCAACACAATGACGCGCAACAAGGAAGTATTCGAACCGCTGGCCCCGCCCCGCGTTGGGCTGTACACCTGCGGGCCGACGGTCTACAACTTCGCGCACATTGGTAATCTGCGCACCTTTCTCTTCGAGGACTTGCTTCGACGGCACCTGAAGTACCGCGGTTATGCGCTCACCCACGTCATGAACCTCACCGACGTCGAAGACAAGATCATCCGCACGTGCCGAGAAACCGGCGAATCGCTCAAGTCGTTAACGGGCCGCTTCGCGCAAGCGTTCTTCGAGGACCTCGATACGCTTGGCGTCGAACGCGCGGAGGTGTATCCCGCCGCGACGGACCACATCGCGGAGATGGTTGACATCATCAAGAAGCTGCGCGACAATGGCCACACCTACGAAGCCAACGGCAGCATCTATTTCAAGCTGAGCACGTTCTCCAAGTACGGCCAACTGAGCAAGTTCAAGCTCGACGAACTCAAGACGGGCGCAAGCGGCCGCGTTGACTCCGACGAATACGAAACCGAGGATGCGCGCGATTTTGCGTTGTGGAAGGCGTACGACGACGAAGACGGCGCGATCTTTTGGGAAACCGAACTCGGCAAGGGCAGACCCGGCTGGCACATCGAATGTTCGTGCATGAGCATGAAATACCTTGGCGAGTCCTTCGACATTCACTGCGGCGGCATCGACAACATGTTTCCGCACCACGAAAACGAGATTGCACAGTCGGAGGCCGCTACGGGCAAACCGTTCGTGAAGTATTGGCTGCACAGCGCGCACCTGTTTGTGGACGGGCGCAAGATGTCCAAATCGTTCGGCAACTTCTACACGTTGCGCGATCTTCTTGCGAAGGGGCACGACCCGAAGGCGATTCGTTGGACGCTTATTTCCACGCATTACAGGCAGCCGAGTAATTTTACGTTCGACGCACTCGAGGCCGCGACGGAATCACTGCGGCGCGTGCGCGATTTCCGGCGGCGCCTCGAGGACGTCCGCATGCCCGGCGACGGCCTCGGCGAGCTGGATACATCGTGCGAAAAACAATTCGGGGAGGCGCTCGACGACGACCTGAATATCTCCGGCGCGATCGGCACAGTATTCGATTTCATTCGCGAGACGAACAAACTGGTCGACAGCGATATCATCGGCAAGGACGGCGCGCGCCGCGCCCTGACACTGCTCGACCGGTTGGACGCCGTGACAGGGCTGTTCGGTGCGGAAGAGAAAGGAGAGGTTCCCCCGGACGTCACGGCGCTTGTGGCCGAACGTCAGCAGGCGCGCCGCGCAAAGGATTTCAAGCGCGCGGACGAAATTCGGGACCAATTGCTCTCGTCCGGATGGGTGTTGGAAGATACGCCCGACGGGCCGCGCGTCAAAAAGGCCTAG
- a CDS encoding 2-oxo acid dehydrogenase subunit E2, whose product MRKTHKLSFVRQCVAFLLSKSAREIPHAAGNVEFDVTPVIEYGERVIREIKSSGGKLTPEQITKMAVHKNLSAFYLKTIAHVTHHFPIINGYLEWTPIRDGGRFHEMEDIVPLFTVHTKRGVMGPVIRNPHKRTLIDVANEMRTLTRKARRTDMNQLYRQIAAELLSTAVRELDLSGLPMMWLWLKSMLWPAPIDEEVKNTPEEERLQPKDVIGSTITIANIGMSIDGWQTVTVIPSPHVFMWGVGLTRLMPRVVNGEIVPRHVMTICVTFDHRAMDGGHIFDFERVMNGYFQHPERIFEWKPGDPV is encoded by the coding sequence GTGCGCAAGACCCACAAACTGTCTTTCGTGCGCCAATGTGTCGCATTTCTGTTATCCAAGTCGGCACGGGAAATCCCCCACGCCGCTGGGAACGTCGAGTTCGACGTTACCCCCGTCATCGAGTACGGGGAACGCGTTATCCGGGAAATAAAATCGAGCGGCGGCAAGCTGACCCCGGAACAAATCACCAAGATGGCGGTACACAAGAACCTTTCCGCTTTCTATCTCAAGACCATCGCGCACGTCACGCATCACTTCCCGATCATCAACGGCTACCTCGAGTGGACGCCGATCCGCGACGGCGGACGTTTCCACGAGATGGAAGACATCGTCCCGCTGTTTACCGTGCATACCAAGCGCGGCGTGATGGGGCCGGTGATTCGGAACCCGCACAAGCGCACGCTGATTGACGTGGCAAACGAAATGCGGACGTTGACCCGCAAAGCCCGCCGCACCGACATGAACCAACTGTACCGTCAGATCGCCGCCGAACTGTTGAGCACCGCCGTGCGCGAATTGGACCTTTCGGGACTGCCGATGATGTGGCTCTGGCTGAAATCGATGTTGTGGCCCGCGCCCATTGACGAAGAAGTGAAAAACACGCCGGAAGAGGAAAGGCTCCAACCGAAAGACGTCATCGGTTCAACGATTACCATCGCGAATATCGGCATGTCGATCGACGGCTGGCAAACCGTGACCGTAATTCCGTCCCCGCACGTGTTCATGTGGGGCGTCGGGCTGACGCGCCTGATGCCGCGCGTCGTCAATGGCGAAATTGTCCCACGGCACGTAATGACGATTTGCGTGACGTTCGACCATCGCGCGATGGACGGCGGCCACATCTTCGATTTCGAGCGCGTGATGAACGGGTATTTCCAGCACCCCGAACGCATCTTCGAGTGGAAACCCGGGGACCCGGTTTAG